A stretch of Tautonia rosea DNA encodes these proteins:
- a CDS encoding DUF971 domain-containing protein, with the protein MSDPPTNIRAHQNDQALELSWTDLGTSRVPYHFIRSECPCASCKDEWTGARILDPATIRPDLRIEALEPIGSYAVRIAWNDAHSSGLYTWDHLRDLTQRHAGNPATP; encoded by the coding sequence ATGAGCGACCCACCCACCAACATCCGCGCCCATCAGAACGATCAGGCCCTCGAACTCTCCTGGACCGATCTCGGCACCTCTCGGGTTCCGTATCACTTCATCCGAAGTGAGTGTCCCTGCGCCTCTTGCAAGGACGAATGGACCGGCGCCCGCATCCTCGACCCCGCCACCATCCGCCCCGACCTCCGTATCGAGGCCCTCGAACCGATTGGCAGCTACGCCGTCCGGATCGCCTGGAACGACGCCCACTCCTCCGGCCTCTACACCTGGGACCACCTCCGAGACCTGACCCAGCGTCATGCGGGAAACCCCGCTACGCCTTGA